Part of the Salinimonas lutimaris genome, GTCGGTGTTGGGTGGGTGTGTGGTGCGCCCACCCTTCTTTTATTGCAAGAAGGATGAGCATTTAGCAATCAGGAAAACAGCTTCCAGAACCAGCTTTTCTGCAAATCTTCTTCACAGGTTTTCAACTGGGTTGCATAGCGTAAAGAGCGGGCTTTCACTTTGGCCGCCACTTTTTTCAGCCAGGGCTTACGATTATAGGATTTACGTTTGTATCCGCCCCACCCTTCGTGATAATTCAGATACTGACTGTACGCATCCCACTTTGATGTACCATTGACCACATAGGATTTGTAAATATACCAGCCCATAAAATCCATGGCGTCGTCAAAGTCATCCCGATCGGCCCAGCCATTGCCGGTCTCTTTTATATAGTCTGACCAAGTGATGGTTTTAGCCTGCGAATAACCGTATGCAGAGCTTACCCGCCCCCAGGGAATTAAGCCAAAAAACACATAGTCGCGTGGTGGCAGTGCATTGTGCCGGAAAGAACTTTCCTGATACATGATGGCCATGGGGACATGAATCGGCACGCCCCATTTGTCCCGTGCGTCAGCGGCGGCGTCGTACCAGTCTTCTTTTTCATAGAAAATCTTGCAGATATTACTGCTGTCTTTAGGCGGGGCTGTTGCGCAGCCAGTGAGCGCAACAGCAACAAATGAGGAAATTAAAAAAAATTTGCCAATCTCTGGGAACTTTCTCGCCATCCGGTGTCCAAACTACTGTTCTAGCAAAATGTGTGTTTCCCTGGAACGCTTTTGACGCCTGACACCCTGTCAGGCGTTTTTTTATGCCCTGGGTTCGTTGTAATAATCACGAATAAAGGTTTCAAAGTCCTTTTCGTCTGCGTTTTCAATATCCTGCTGCGCTTTCAGTGATGCCTGCGCCTGAGCAGTAAAATCCTGCTCTGAGTAGTGAGTATACTCATGGCTGTCAAATACGTCTGCATATTCTTTTGCCAGCAACAGACCCAGCGCTGAATTATCTGCGTTATCTTCCAGCAGCGTATTTAAAATACGCCCTGACGGTGTTTTATCCGGGTCAGTCAACTTTTCGCGCTGGTCAGCTACAGCTTGTGAAAACTGTGTAGAGTTATTCGCTGTATCCAGTACAGCGGCCACCGCATCAAATTTCTTAAATAAATCTTCTGCCCATTGCTGCATTTTCAGTGGCTGACCATCAATATGCAGATCCAGCTCCGGATTACGGCCTTCCAGTACCACTGCATCCATATTGTCGCGTGCTTCAGCAATACTGTCAGGGGTAAGCTCTTCGCTGGGCATCATCAGGCAGGTCAGCAGGTATACATCCAGGAAATCCATCTGGGTTTCTTCAATGCCTGTGGGTGAAAACGGATTTATATCCAGTGCCCGCACTTCAATATAATCCACACCACGGCGCACCAGCGCATCGGTCGGTTTTTCCATTGAACGGGTGGGCTGTTTCGGGCGAATGGGCGAATACAGTTCGTTTTCAATTTGCAGGATGTTCTTGCTTAACTGCTGCCAGTTGTCCTGTTCACCGGCGGCAAACTGAGTAAACCGGGTGGATGGCGTGTCCATTGCACCACGTAGCAGACGAACGTAGTTATCCAGTCGGTTATAACAAATCTGCAAGGCGGATTGCTCTGCGTTGGTATAGCCTAAATCACTCATTCGCAGTGATGTGGCGTAAGGTAGGTAATACGTGCCGTTACCCACTTTGCTAAACGGCATTTTGTGTTCTTTGCCTTTAAGAAAAGAAGCACACAGCGCCGGAGAGGCACCAAACAGATATGGAATTAACCAACAGGTTCGGCGATAGTTACGGATCAACGAGAAATAATCTGCCGCCACCTGTTCTTTGGTATGCTCCTGACCATGCAGCTTTGCCCAGTGAGCCCAAAAACTATCGGCAAATGAGAAGTTAAAATGCACACCGGCAATAGCCTGCATCATGCTGCCATAACGGTTTTTCAAGCCAACCCGGTATACCTTTTTCATTTTACCCACATTGGAGCTGCCAAAGTCGGCAATAGGAATACTGTTGTCATCCTCAATAAAGCAGGGCATGCTCATGGGCCATAACAACTCATCACCTATGTTGTTTATCACAAATTTATGGATGTCTTTTAACTGTTCCATGGTTTGTGCAGCACTGTCTGCCGGAGGCGTAATAAATTCCAGTAATGACTCAGAAAAGTCTGTGGTAATACTGTCGTGGGTCAGGGTTGAACCGAGCGCTTTGGGGTGGCCTGTTTGAGCCAGCGCTCCGCTTTTTTCAATTCGTAATCCCTCTCGTTCCACCCCGCGCTGGCTTTGCGCCAGGCTGGTCAGGAACTCTTCAGAGCGCAGCGCATCCAAACGCTGATCGAAAGTCAGTTGAGTCACAGTCAAATCTTCATCCAGTCAGTAAAAACGCTCCCCCACAATAGGGAGAGACAAAGTAAATTCAATGGCGTGTTATCACTAACACGACAAACTGTTCGTTGTATCTGTTAACGTCTCATTAAGGCTTACAGATTATTCTGCAAGCACATTGCGGCTGCCGTCCTGCAACGACAATTCTGTCACAGGCAGGTTTAAAGGCGTTAATTGTTCCAGAATTTTTTGTTTGTCGCCAACCACAATAATCTGCATGTTTTTCACATCCAGCTCTTTGGCCGCCAGCGCATTAATCTCATCGGCGCTGATATGCCGGATAATATCCAGCTGCTTAGCCCGATAATCATCTGGCAGCTGATATGCCTGCAACTGGCTTAAAAAGCGTGCCTTGCTGCCCGGTGTTTCATAATCCAGTGCATCGCTTAGCGTATAGGCATTACGCATAAACAACAATTCTTCGTCGGTGATTCCCTGCTGCTGATAGCGCGTGATTTCATTAATCAGCTCTTTAATGCCATCGCCTGTATTTTGCGCATTCACATCAGCATTGGCTTCAAACCACCCCAGTGTTTTGCCGCCTACAAATGCACTGGAGGCGCCATAGGTGTAGCCTTTATCTTCACGCAGGTTCAAATTAATCCGGCTGTTAAATGCTCCGCCCAGCGGAAAATTCATCAGGCGGGAACGAAAATACTCACCGGTAGCATCATACGGCTTGGCCCGGCGGACCAGGTACACCGCCGACTGCACGGCTCCGGGGCTATCCACCAGATAAACCGACGATTTATCATATTCAGGAAATGGTTTGTAAGGCGCTATGGCGTAGTCCCGGACAGTCCAGTCTTTTAAAAAGTCAAAAGACTGTAAAATCTGCGCTCTGGATAAGTCCGACACCACCACCGCAGTGGCCTGAGCCGGGTTGTAATAACGCGCGTAAAAGGCTTTTACGTCTTTCAGCGTAACCTTACTGATGGTATCCAGCGTACCCTCATCAGGCAGGGCCACACGATTATCCAGGCCGAATAAAATGGCATCTTTGGCACGGCCTGCCAAAGCTGATGGTTTTTTCAGCTGCTGCTGCATACTTTGCATGACCCGCTCTTTCATGCGCTCGAAATCCTGCGGATTAAACGCCGGATGAAACAGCTTTTCTTTTAGCAAAGCCAGTGTAGGCGTCAGATTTTTAGTCAGGGCAGAAACATAAATCTGGGTATAGCGGCCCCGCGAATTAAAGCGCACTGAACTGCCCAGCTTAGCCAGCGCATTGGCCATTTCCTCGTTCGAGTAATGTTTGGTGGCTTCATTCATCATCAGTGAGGTCAGATACGCCGTACCCGCTTTGCCTTGCGGGTCCAGCAGCATGCCCCCTTCCATCGACAGGGTAAATGTAACAGTAGGGGTTTCTGCACTGGTCACGCCCAGCAGTGAAATATCACCGGGCAGATCAGCCTGCCAGTATTCCGGTACTTCAACGATAGGTGTAGGGCCCGCCTGCGGCACCTGATTACGATCAAAATCATCCTGAATACTGGCCTGTTCAACTGACTCAGGCGCCTGTCGCGGCGGTATATCGCGCGCAGGCAAATTAAAATTCTGAGGCTTCACAGCCAGCTGCTTCTGCCCTTTAGGTATCACACTTAAAAACACGCCATGACCATTTTTAATGTACTTGCGGTATACCCGCATAACGTCTTCGGCGGTGACGGCGTTGTAACGTTGAATATCATCTGCGACCAGATCTGGCTGATGCTGGAACGTTTCACCGGCAGCCAGAGTCGACACTTTTCCTGCCACACTTTGCAGACCAAATACGGTCGATGACTCGATGGATGCCTTAGTGCGGGCCAGATCATCTGCGGTTACGCCACGCTGTTCAAATTCATCAAAGGTCTGGCGGATTGCCTTGTTTAAATCGGCCAGATCATTACCGATGGCCGGGTTTGACAGCGCCATGATTTGAAACTCACACGCCAGTTCCCGACAAGGGTGCCCCACAGAGGCCTGCACAGCCTGACCGCCCTTCACC contains:
- a CDS encoding transglycosylase SLT domain-containing protein, whose product is MARKFPEIGKFFLISSFVAVALTGCATAPPKDSSNICKIFYEKEDWYDAAADARDKWGVPIHVPMAIMYQESSFRHNALPPRDYVFFGLIPWGRVSSAYGYSQAKTITWSDYIKETGNGWADRDDFDDAMDFMGWYIYKSYVVNGTSKWDAYSQYLNYHEGWGGYKRKSYNRKPWLKKVAAKVKARSLRYATQLKTCEEDLQKSWFWKLFS
- the gshA gene encoding glutamate--cysteine ligase; this translates as MTVTQLTFDQRLDALRSEEFLTSLAQSQRGVEREGLRIEKSGALAQTGHPKALGSTLTHDSITTDFSESLLEFITPPADSAAQTMEQLKDIHKFVINNIGDELLWPMSMPCFIEDDNSIPIADFGSSNVGKMKKVYRVGLKNRYGSMMQAIAGVHFNFSFADSFWAHWAKLHGQEHTKEQVAADYFSLIRNYRRTCWLIPYLFGASPALCASFLKGKEHKMPFSKVGNGTYYLPYATSLRMSDLGYTNAEQSALQICYNRLDNYVRLLRGAMDTPSTRFTQFAAGEQDNWQQLSKNILQIENELYSPIRPKQPTRSMEKPTDALVRRGVDYIEVRALDINPFSPTGIEETQMDFLDVYLLTCLMMPSEELTPDSIAEARDNMDAVVLEGRNPELDLHIDGQPLKMQQWAEDLFKKFDAVAAVLDTANNSTQFSQAVADQREKLTDPDKTPSGRILNTLLEDNADNSALGLLLAKEYADVFDSHEYTHYSEQDFTAQAQASLKAQQDIENADEKDFETFIRDYYNEPRA
- a CDS encoding M16 family metallopeptidase, which produces MSVRVIAQCTVFGLLTSVLAACQQSTPTELSQQAAEQTEQVSIPYEKYTLDNGLTVILHEDHSDPLVHVDVTYHVGSAREEIGKSGFAHFFEHMMFQGSEHVADEQHFKIITEAGGDLNGSTNTDRTNYYETVPANQLEKVLWLEADRMGFLLPAVDQKKFENQRETVKNERAQRVDNQPYGLRAERTAEALYPVGHPYSWMPIGYVEDLDRVNVDDLKAFFKRWYGPNNATLTIGGDIDVERTKQWIEKYFAAIPRGPQVDDPEPQPVTLNEDRFITLEDNVHLPLLQITFPTIYARHEDEAPLDVLADILGGGKTSLLYKNLVKGGQAVQASVGHPCRELACEFQIMALSNPAIGNDLADLNKAIRQTFDEFEQRGVTADDLARTKASIESSTVFGLQSVAGKVSTLAAGETFQHQPDLVADDIQRYNAVTAEDVMRVYRKYIKNGHGVFLSVIPKGQKQLAVKPQNFNLPARDIPPRQAPESVEQASIQDDFDRNQVPQAGPTPIVEVPEYWQADLPGDISLLGVTSAETPTVTFTLSMEGGMLLDPQGKAGTAYLTSLMMNEATKHYSNEEMANALAKLGSSVRFNSRGRYTQIYVSALTKNLTPTLALLKEKLFHPAFNPQDFERMKERVMQSMQQQLKKPSALAGRAKDAILFGLDNRVALPDEGTLDTISKVTLKDVKAFYARYYNPAQATAVVVSDLSRAQILQSFDFLKDWTVRDYAIAPYKPFPEYDKSSVYLVDSPGAVQSAVYLVRRAKPYDATGEYFRSRLMNFPLGGAFNSRINLNLREDKGYTYGASSAFVGGKTLGWFEANADVNAQNTGDGIKELINEITRYQQQGITDEELLFMRNAYTLSDALDYETPGSKARFLSQLQAYQLPDDYRAKQLDIIRHISADEINALAAKELDVKNMQIIVVGDKQKILEQLTPLNLPVTELSLQDGSRNVLAE